The Deltaproteobacteria bacterium DNA segment GAGAAGGGTAAACAGCGTTAATCCGGAAACCATCAGTTCGTGGGTCGCCGATGCAATTTATGGGGTCTAAGTCGCCGCCGATAACTGCAAAGAATCTTACGACCATGCCCCCGTGACAGTGGCGGCACACGAAAAGGGTGTTCCACTGGGGGATCGCCTCTTCTTCATCAGAGAAGTATTGTGAACCGTGGCATGTGAAGGCGGTCCTTGAGGCCGCGCAATGGGGACAGTCGTGGATAAGTTCGGCCATTGTATCTGTGGTGACCTATTGGTGACTTATCGCTTTCTCCGTTCCCGCCGATCCCGCCTAACCCCTTGATTTTGTTGGTGAGCCGTGTCGGGCTCGAACCGACGACCCTCTGCTTAAAAGGCAGATGCTCTACCTGCTGAGCTAACGGCTCGTGGTGGGCGATGCGGCGGTGCCGGACGGGACTCCGGCCGATGCCTTGGTTTTAATGTACCAGAGGGGCGCCGCGACGGGCAAGGCGGGTATGGCGGGCCATCCTCGTCACAAGTGTTGCGTTCTGGTAGTGAACAACGGAAGAAGATGGGACCGCCGAGCCGAGAGGAGATATCCTAATGCTTTTGATCGCCGACCCTGACGTGCAACAGGTCCTTCGGGTGGAGGACATCATCGACGACATGGAGCGGGCCTTTGCCGAGGAGGCGCGGGGGATCGCGGTCAACAAGCCGCGTACGCGCTACAAGGTGCCGCCAGACCCCGATTCCGACGGTTACATGGCAAACATCATTCCGGGTGCGGTGCCGAGTTCCGGGGTGGCGGCGCTGCGCTACGACTCCATGGTGGTGCGGGAGCGGATGGTGGAGGGGCTCAAGCGCATGGACTATCCGTATCCGGCGCGCCGGAGCTGGGGCTTCGTTTTGTTGTTCAACCTGGAGGACGCGGAACCACTCGCTATCATTCACGACTTCAGCCTGTCCGCGATCCGGGTGGGCGCCACCACCGGCGTGGCGACCCGGGCGCTGTCGCGGGAGGACAGCCGGGTGGTGGGGTTGTTCGGCTCGGGCAACGAGGCGGTGCAGAATCTGGCGGCGATCTGCGCGGTGCGGGACGTGCGCGAGGTGCGCGTATACAGCGTCACCAAGGAGCACCGGGAACGGTTCGCCATGGAGATGACGGGCCGGCTCGATATCCAGGTGCGCCCGGTGGACAACGCCCGGGCGGTGGTGGAAGGCGCGGACATCGTCATGTGCGCCACCAACGCCAGCACGCCGGTGTTCGATGGCGATTGGCTGGTGCCCGGCCAGTTGGTCACAACCATCGTCAACACCGACGGAGTGCATCGCCGCACCGAGGCGGATGCCACCACCTTCACGCGGGCGGATCTCGTCGTGCTCAACAACAAGGAGACCTCCCTGCACAACCAGCAGCGCGAGATGCTCGACCTCATCGACGAGGGCAAGATCGGCTGGGACAAGATCTGCGAGCTGGGGCAGGTTCTCATCGGCGAGAACCCCGGCCGCAAGAGCGCGGACGACATCATTTATTACAAGAGCAACACCGGGGTCGGCATACAGTTCGCCGCCGCGGGCGCGGTGATCTACGAGGAGTGCAAGAAGAGGGGGCTCGGCCGCGAGCTGCCCACCGAGTGGTTCGGCGCGGACCTGGGCGAGTGGCTGGACAAGGGCTACTCGCCGTCGCCGTAGGCGGGATTGGCAGGAGGATTCGTATGATCGTCGATTTCCAACATCACTACGTACCCAAGGAGATCGCCCAGAAGCACGGGCTCTATTCCGAGACGCCGTCCTTCGCCAAGCTCGACACCGGCGTGCCGCGGCTGACCATGCACGCGCGGCTCTACGACGCCGAGATGCAGCTCCGGGACATGGACGACGCCGGGGTGGACGTGTCGGTGCTCTCCTGTCTCCTGGGTTGGGACGCCACCCTGGAGGACAACCGCGCCATCAACGACAGCCTGGCGGAGTTGCAGCGTCGCTATCCGGACCGCTTCGTCGGCTTGGCGCAGGCGCCGCTCCTGGGCGGCGCGCCCGCCATGGCCGAGTTCGACCGGGCCGTCGGCGAACTGGGGCTCCACGGCGTCGCCACAACCTCCCAGTTCCGCGGCCTGCCGCTGGACTCCGAGCAGCTATTTCCGTTCTACGAGAAGGTCAGCGCCCTGGACGTGCCCGTCTTCGTCCATCCCGCCATGGTGCCCGAGGGCTACGGGCTGCTGCTGGACTACGACCTGGCGCGCATCCTGGGCCGGGAGGTGGACCTGGCGGTGGCCGCCACGCGCATCGTCGCCGGTGGCGTGCTGGAGCGCTTTCCCGACCTCAAGTTCGTCATCGGCCACTTCGGCGGCGGCATCGCCGGCGTGAAGGACCGGCTGGTGGCCAAGGCCTATCGCTTCGGCACGCTGGACAAGCCCTTCGAGCATTACTTCGACATGCTCTACTTCGACATGGCGGGCTTCGAAGGGGGCACCGTGGCGTTGGGCTGCGCTTTCCAGGGGATCCGTTCCGACCGGATGGTGTTCGCCACCGACTATCCCCAGGACTTTACCGGTGTCAGTACGGATACGGGCAAGGGCATGACCGCGCTCAGGGAATACATCGACGCCATCCGGGGCCTGCCGTTGACCGACGCCGAGAAGGACGCGATCATGGGCGGCACGGCGGCGAAGCTGTTGAAGCTGGATTCGTGACGGCCGGGGGGCAACGCTCCGGCGCACGGACCACGGTATCATGATCGTCGACATCGACCTCGAGAAGTGCACGAGTTGCGGAGACTGTGACCCGGTCTGCCCCGCGGACATCATCCACATGGAAGAGCAGGGCGGACGGCTCGTGCCCGTGCTCAAGCACGTGGAGCACTGCGTGACCTGCTTCAACTGCGAGATCTTCTGCCCGGTGCAGTGTATCGACGTCCATCCCATCGTGAGGCGCCGGCCGCTTCCGTGGTAACTTGGGCTCACCGCGCTGGCCGGACGAATCTCGAAGCCCACCACGATGCGCCGCTTCGCTCCCGCACTTGAAGATGCTTGACACGATCGGCAGACTCATCGACACGGACGTGCTCGTCGTCGGCGCGGGCGCCGGCGGGCTCTGGGCCGCGCTGAGCGCCAAGCGGCACCTTCCCGACGGCCGCGTCACCCTGCTCGACGCCCACATGGTGGGACGCACCGGACACACCGCCTTCTCCAACGCGTGGATGGTGGTGGTGACCCCCGAGGACGATCTCGACGCCTGCGTGCGCGACATCGTGGAGGGAAACGAGTGGATCGCCGAGCAGGAACTGATCCACGAGGTCCTGTCCGTCTCTCACTTCCAGTTGCTCGAGATGGAGAAGATGGGGCTCGTGTTCCCCAAGGAGGACGGCGAGTTTGTGCGCCGGCCCACGCGCGGCCTCAAGATCACCAAGGTACTCAAGCCCGACGGCGGCGGGCTGGAATACTGCTGGCGTCTGCGCAAGGCGCTGGAGGCCGAGGGCGTGGACCTGCTGGAGCGAGTCTTCGTCACGGATCTCGCCCGGGATGACGACGGGCGCGTGACCGGCGCCTACGGCATCGACGGGCGCACGGGCGAGTTCGTCATCGTGCGCGCCGGGGCCACCGTGCTGGCCACCAACAGCGTCACGTTCCGCGCCGGCTTTGTCCGGGACCTCACCGGCACCGGCACCCACCTGGCCTACGCCGCGGGCGCGGTGCTCACCAACGCCGAGTTCGGTTATCTCCGGCCGGGCACCCCCAAGTTCTATTTCGAGGGCATCACCTTCGCCATCCAGGACGGCGCCCGCTTCGTCAACGCCCAGGGCGAGCCGTTCATGGAACACTACGAACCCGACTGGGCGGACCGGGCCGACGTGCAGGCGCTGAGCAAAGCCATGGTGCAGGAGAAGAAAGAGGGGAGAAGCCCTCTCTACCTGGACATGTCACTCATCCCGGAAGAGGAGCGCGGCCAATACCTGCAAAGCTCGGTGGCGTGGATGGACTATTTCTTCCGCAAGCTCGGCGACCGCGCGCGCATCGACATGTTCGGCAGGACGGAGTACTACCCGCTGTTCCAGATGACCAAGATGGGAATCAAGACCGACGCCTCGTGCCGCTCCTCGGTCCCGGGCCTCCTGGCCGCCGGACTGGCACAGGCAAGCTGCGCGAGCCACTTCGCCGGCTTCCACATCGGCGCCTGCAACGGCACCGGCTGGATCGCCGGCAGGAGCGCCGCGGACGACGCCCGCCGATTCGATGGGCCGCGGGTGTCCGAGGGACAGGCCCGTTCGGTCAAGGCGGAAGTCCTGGCGGGTTGGCGCGGCGGCGACGAGAAGAGCGACGACGACCTGCTGCGCGCGCTCCAGTCCCTCATCTTCCCGTACGAGGTCTCCATTCTGAAGCACGAAACCCGCATGCGGCAGGCACTGGAAGAGCTGGACGCCATCGCCGAACGCGGCGCCCAAAGCCGCGCCGCCCACGTCCACGGATTCGTGCGCCTGCGCGAGACCCGATGCATGGTCGAGACCGCCCGGCTGATGCTGGAAGCGTCGCTGCTGCGGCGCGAGAGCCGCATGAGCCACCTGCGCGAGGACTTTCCCGACCGCGACGACGAGTCTTGGCTCAAGTGGATCCTGATCGAGAAGGCAGGGAACCAACCCCGCCTGTGGAGCGAACCCATCGCGACACCCCTCGTGCCGCCGCCGACTTCCTCCAATTAACCAGACACCACACTAAAAGAGGTCCGGGAACAAATCCTCCGGTATCTCTCGCCCTATTCCCTGGCTGACGGCGGCCTCGTAAACCTTGCCGGCGAGGGCGGCGAACTGCAGGCCGAAGCCGACGCTGTTGTTGAAGCAGGTGATCTGCTCGGAGTCGGTGCGGCCGGGGTGGCGATTGAGGAGGAGGTCGGGCAGGTCCGGGGTGTGGGCCCAGTCGATGTCCACGGCGTCGCCGGGCGGGTAGCCTTTGTCGATGTCCAGCAGAACCTGCTGGGGCAGGGGGCCCTTGTCGTTCTTGGCGACGAAGACCGTCGGCCCGAGGTTGTCCCTGGAGTTGACCGCGAGCACGTCGAAGCGGCCGAAGGTGTCCGGCGCGATCTCGCAGTGGCGCACCGAGCACACGTACATGCCGGGTTCCAGCCATGCGGTCTGGATCACCGGCGTCAGGGCGTTCGTGGCGATGATGACGATGTCGCTGCCGCGCATGGCTTCCTCGGCGCTGTGGACGGCCGATACGTCCGGGCAATTCTCCCACCGCGGGTCCTCGACAAAACGCTTCCGGTGCTCCGGGTTGGGACTGAAAACCCGTATCGACTTGATCCCGTCGGTAACGTTCAGCATGGCGTCCACGTGCGCCCCAGCCATGAAACCGGTCCCCAACACGCCCACGGTGGCGGCGTCGGGTTTGGCAAGATACCGAGCCGCGAGACCCGCCGCGGCACCTACCCGGAGATTGCGGATGTGCCCTTCGCTGACCATGGCCAGCAAGTCGCCGTTCTCCAGGCTGAAGAGGAAGAGCAAGCCGCGCGTGACGCTGTGGGACCGCCGGGTGCCCGGGGTCCGGTCGCGGCGAAAGCTGCCGTCGCGCTCCTGCCAGAAGAGTTTGTCGGTGAGGAAGCGGATGGCGGCGTACTTCTGCGTGGCCGCGGACATGGTCTTCAGGCTGTGGGCGCCGGGCAACGTGTTGCCGTTGCCGTCCACGTAGGAGTCGGGGGTGAGCAGGTCGATGCGGGGACTCGTGATGGCGGCTCCCGTGCCCAGGTCCCGATAGACTTCCTCGAGCACCGCCAGACTCGTGGGCATGTCGAGAAGCCGTTCGGCGTCGTGATGGTCGATTGCGAGTATCATTGCCACTCCTCTGACGGAATGCCCGGTATGTCCGGCCGGGCCCCGAAACGCGCCGATGATCCCGGAATGGTCCGGCGTTGTCAAGGCCGTCGTGCGTCGCGCGGGCTCATGCGTCGGGAAGCGTTCCCTAATCATGCTAAAAACTCAATGACACATAGCCGAAACGATATTCATGATTGCCTTCTTGCCCGCGTTTCCTCTATGATTCTCGGGTGCCTTTATGTATAATCGCTCCGCCAATGCCGTTGTGGCTGGCAAGAGGTGTCGTAGGCACTCACAAGAGGAGGTGTGAAATGGCACTTGATCCGGCAACCACCAGCAGCACGTTCGACCGTTACATCGAGGAACTCCGCGCGCTGTGGAAGGACAGCAACGACGCGAATCTCCCCTTCAAGGTGCAGGCCGCCATGGAACGGATGCTCGCATCCACCAGTCCCGACGATCCCTGGATTGCGGAGATCATCCGTGACGCGCAGCCGTCGCGGGAGCTTTACCGGGATCCGGAGTACGGCTTCGTCCAGATGGGTCACGTGCATCCCCAGGGACACGGTAACCTGCCCCATGACCACGGCCCGTGCTGGGTGGTCTACGGCGCCTACCAGGGACTCACGGAGATCAGCCTCTACGAGCGCGTCGACGACGGCAAGAACGCGGAGAAGGCGGATATGCACACCAAGGAAGTGCACAAGCTGGGACCCGGCGTCGTCTACCCCTATTTGACGGGGCAAATCCATTCGACGCATGCGGCGGAGACGCCCGCGGTGGTCTTCCGGTTCCTGAGCGCGGATCTGACCAAGATCCTGCGCCGGCGCTACAACCTGGAGAGCGGCGAGGTGTCGCTCATCGAGCCGCAGCCCTAAGCGGTTTTCGGTCCGAATCCAGCCCTCGCGGCCGCGGGACGCGCTCGGCGGCCACGAGGAACGTGGCACTGATCCACGCGTAAAATCGCAGGCCGGGTCTCCGTCCGAGCCGGAAGGAGTTGGAACGCATGGACGTCGATGTCAAGTGGGGCAGGAAGGGCGAGATCGTGATCGCCATGCTGGTCGGTCGTTTCAGCAGCGCCAACGCCGCGCTGTTCGAGCGCCTGTTGGAGAACGGTGTCGATTCGTCCGACGACGCCCTTATCCTGGACTTCGAGAACGTGACCTTCCTCAGCAGCGCCGGACTGAGAGTCGCTCTGACCATCGCCAAGAAGTTCAACGGGCCGGGGAAGAAGTTCGGCATATGCGCGCTCCGGGAAGGGGTTCGCGGCATTGTCGAAGTCAGCGGCTTCGACAAGGTCATCCCGGTCTACGATTCGCAGGTTTCGGCGGTGGAGGCGTTCGAAAGCGCCTGACTCCGACAGGGGTGGCAACCCGCAGGGAGACTACGATGGCTCAGGCCGGAAAAGACATTGAAGCCAGGCTCAACAAGATCCGCGGCTCCGCGGATTTCAACGTGATCGGCGACAACATCGCCGACATCGCCGAGTACACGGTGGAGAAGTACGAGTACAGGAACGATACAAGCCTTGCCCGTGAGACCCGCGAGCAAGCCTTGGCCGAGATCACGGATGTGCTGTGTGACCGGGTTGAGCGGTTGAAGGCGCGGCGCCAGGAGATTCTGGCCGACATGTTCAACGCGGCCGAGGCAACGCTGAACGAGGTCGTTTCACAAAGCAAGTAGCGAATCGTCAGGGTTCTCGTGAAGGCGCAATCTCCTTTTCAGTCGTTCGCGTCGTACCGGACCAAGTCGGCGTTTTCACGGGGCTGTGCATGACGGCCGCGAGTTCACCGTATCCCGGCGCACCCGAAAGCCGGGAGATCGAGAACGCGCCGCCGGAACTCATCCGGAAACTCCAGGGAGAGCGCCTGGCCGCCCTGGTACAGCGCTCCTGGGACCACATCCCGTTCTACCGCGAGCGCTGGAAGGCGGCGGGCATCGAGCCCGGCGACATCCGCACGGCCGGCGACATTCACAAGCTCCCGGTCATCCGCAAGAGCGACTTCGAGGACAGCCTCAGATTCCATCCGCCGTTCGGCGACTACCAGGGCGACTTCCCCGCCGTGCGGGTCCAGGCCAGCTCCGGCACCTCGGGCAATCCCAAACCTTTCTTCTTCACGCGCAACGACTGGGACATCATCGCCCGGCTGTGGAGCCGGCGCTTCCATGCCCAGGGGGTGAGGGAAGGGGACATCCTCCAGATCGTGTTTGCCTATACGCTCTTCATCGTGGGGTTCACCGCCTCCGAGGGCGCCATGCACCTGGGCGCGCTGGTGGTGCCCACGGGCAGCGGCAGCGTCACCCCGAGCGAGCGGCAGGTGAAGATCGCCCGGGACTGGGGCGTCACCGTGCTCGCGGGAACCCCGTCCTACGTGCTCCATCTGGCCGACGTGGCCGAAGGGCAGGGCTTCGACCTCCGGAAGGACTTCAACCTGCGGCGCACGATCCATACCTCCGAGACCATGACCGAGGCCGCGCGGCGGGCCATCGAGAGCCGCTGGGGCGTGTCCGCCTACGACAACTTCGGCAGCGTGGAGACCGGCTCCCCCACCTTCGAGTGCGAGGAACGGAACGGTTACCACGTCAACGAGGACGCCTACATCTTCGAGGTGCTGGACCCGGCCACCCACGAGCCGGTGCCGCCGGGCCGGGAGGGCGTGCTGGTGGTCACCTGCCTCTTCAAGGAGGCGGCGCCGGTGATCCGCTACAACATCGAGGACCTGTGCACCTTCATCGAGGACGACTGCGGCTGCGGGCGCACCTTCCGGCGCATCTCGAAGCTTCAGGGCCGGCTGAGCGACATGGTCAAGGTGAGCGGCATCCCGTTCTATCCCACCTCGGTGGAGACCGCCCTGGAGCGGCTGCCGCAGCTCACCCGCGAGTACCGGGTCACCGTGGACCGGGTGGGACAGCGGGACACGCTGACGGTGGAAGTGGAGATGCGTCCCGGCGCGGAGGCCGGCGACGGGATCAAGCGGCAACTGGAGCGGGAGCTCAAGGTGGCGACGAACCTCAGCATGGAAGCCATGCTCCTGTCGCCGGGCGAGCTTGGCCGTTCCCTCGGGGTCGAGAACCGCATCAAGGTGCGCCGGATTCGGGACCGGAGACCGGCCTGACGCCCGTGGGCGGCGTGAAGTGTTGCGGGCCTGATGTTTTCCGGTACGTTTCTAGTTGTGGAAGACATCGAAACCGCCGCCGCAGCTCTATCCCTGGACGCCAAATGGCTCCAGGAGTTCGACGTCGTCGATCCCTTTAACGACGTCGCCTTGCGCGGCTTCCTCTCCCGCAGGCCGGACCACCGCTACGGGGCGCTGGCCGTCACTCACGTGAACGAGGCGCCCGCGCCGCAGGTGGTCTTCGCCACGCCCAAGCTGCACTACCCGTTCGACCGCCAGGGCAAGTTCAACTTTCCGCCGATCCGGGAGATCGAGATCTTCGAAAAGTACGATGGCACCAACGTGCTGGCCTATGGCTACCGCGACTCGCAAGGGCGCCGTTACCGCACCTACAAGCTGCGCCTGTCCCCGGTCCTGCGCAACGGCCGCTTCGGTGACTTCCTGGACCTGTGGCGGGAGATGCTGGCGCGCTATCCGGTCATTCCCGAGTTGGTGGACATCAATGGCTGCTCTCTGAGTTTCGAGCTCTACGGCAGCCGCAACACGCATCTCATACTCTACCAGGAGCCCTTGGACTGCGTATTGCTCTTCGGCGTCAGCGAGGATGGCACTCCCCGGTCGCCTTCCGGGCTGGATAGCCGGGGCGTTCCGCTGGCAACCCTCCACGGCACGCTGGCGGCGGGCAACGAGCCGGTGGCGGAGTACGGCGCGATCCGCGAACGGCTGGAGCGCGGCAACCGCCCGGTGGAAGACGGCAAGATCGCCGGGGTCGAGGGCGCGGTGTGGTACGTGCGCACGCGCGCCGGCGCCACCGTGCTGTTCAAGTGCAAGCCCGAGTCCGTCGAGGAGGTGCACTGGGTAGGCGGTATCAACAAGCCCGCGGTCATCGCCACCTGCTGGAACCTGTTCGAGAGCCAGGACGTGCTGACCTATGAGACGCTGTATCCGCTCTTGGCGGAGGAGTATGGGGACGACCAGATCGAAGGTTTCAGAACCTGCATCGACGAGTGCATTACCACGGTGCGCGAGGAGATGGAGTTCAAGAGCCGGGTGATGGACGAATACCGGCAGTTGGGGATCAAGTTGTCCGAGAACAAGGGGGACGTCATGCGCCGCCTGTCAACCCGGTTCAAGAAGCAGGAGATGAAGAAGGTCTTCACCCTGATCGCGCTCAACGAAAGTCGCCGTTAGCATGAAGCGCGCGGGAGTGTTTGCTCACGGCCACGGCCGTCCCTGGGACATGCGTTGGCCCGAAACCGGAAGCGTTTCATTCACTTGCGAAGGCGTTTCATTCACTTGCAATCATCACTTCGGCCCCTTACGTTTGAGCGCATGATTTTCGACGACAATCGCGCCTTCGTGGAGGCACTGCGGCGGTCCGGCGACCTGGTGGAAGTGGAGAAGGAAGTGAGCTGGGACCTGGAACTCGGCGCCATCAGCCGCCTGGCGTGTGAGAAGGACGGCCCGGCGGTTTGGTTCAAGCGCGTCACGGACTACGTGGACGACGTCTCGGTTTTCGTCAATCCGGTGGCCACGTGGCGGCGCATCGCCATCGCCCTGGGGCTCCCGCCCACCGCCACGGTCCGGGAAATCTACGAAGCCTACGAGAAGGGGGAGGGCAACCCCATCGATCCGGTGGAGGTCGAGGAAGCCCCGTGCAAGCAGGTGGTCCGCAAGGGGCCGGACGCCAACCTGTTCGATCTGCCCACTCCCATGCTGCACGAGGGCGACGGCGGGCGTTACCTGGGCACCTGGGATCTGGTCATCTCCAAGGACGTGGACAGCGGCTGGGTCAACTGGGGCATGTACCGGTTCATGGTCTACGACGCACACCATCTGACCGGCTTCCCGCGCCCCACGAGCCACCTGGGCAAGGTGTTCCAGGAACACTACGCGGCCAAGGGAAAGCCCATGCCCTTGGCCATCGCCATCGGCACCGACCCTTTGTCGCACTTCGCCGCGGCCGCCACCTATGCCCTGGGGGGCGACGAGGCCAGCCTGGCAGGCGGCTTGCGCGGGCGTCCGGTGGAGATGATCCGCTGCGAAACCAGTGACTTGCTGGTGCCGGCCCATTCCGAGATCGTCATCGAGGGTGAGGTGCTGCCCGACCGGGTGGGGTTGGAAGGTCCCTATGGCGAGTACCCGGGCTACCGCACCGGCGAGATGGGCAACGGCATCCTGTTTCGCACCACCGCCATCACCCACCGGGAGAAGCCCGTGCTCACGGTGGACGCCACCGGCTACAAGGACGACAGCTCCACGGTGACCGCCTTGTCCGGCGCCCTGGCCATCAAGCGCCGGCTGGAGCGCCACGGCGTGCCGGTGCGGGACGTTTACGTGCCGCCGGAGGGGGCCGTGCATCTGGCGGTGATGAGCGTGGACTACGGCGGCCAGGAGGTGGCCCGGAAGGTGCTCCAGGTGCTGACTTCGCGCCGGGCGCTGCTGTCGAAACTCTTCCTGGTGGACACCGACACCGACGTGTACGATATCGGCAAGGTGCTGCATGCCTTCTCCACCAAGTGCCACCCGGCCAACGGCATCCACGTGATCCACTACGAAGGCCGGGCCAACACGCTGACGCCGTGCTACAGCCAGGCGGAGCGGGCGGCCCAGAAGGGGGCCACGGTACTTTACGACTGCACCTGGCCCGGCGAGTGGTCGCGGGAGTGGGAGACGCCGGTGAAGGCCACCCTGGATTCGATCTTCTCGGAAGAGGTGCGGGAGAAGGTGCTGAAGAACTGGAGCGACTATGGCTTCAAGCAGTGAGGCGCCGGCGTGGGACACCTTCGTGCGCCGGCCGGGAGACGTGCGCTGCGGCGTGGAGACGCCGCTGGTTCTCAGGGACCTGACGCCGGGGCGGGCAAAGTACGGGCTGAGGCACGTGCTGGGCGTCGTTCATGAGAATGGCGGTCCGGGCGACCCGCTCACGGTGCGCACGGTGGTCGGGATCGCGCTGCCCGTTGCCTATACCGTGGAGATCGTCCGCGACCTGCCGCAAGAGATCGCAGGGACTCCGTACCAGGACTTCTATGCGGCACTGCAGCGGGCGGCGGAGCTGTAGCGACCCGACACCAGAGGAGGGGATGGCGAGATGATAACGGTATTGGCGTCTCTCATGGGTTCCCATCGGCGGCGCACGCTGCCCTCGGCTTCGACGGCGTGGGTGCTGGCTGGCCTGATGGTCGCGGCGGGGTTGTCCAACCCTCGGTTCGCCGCCGCGCTGGCGCTGCCGGCCAACGAGAGCGGCGTCACCGGGTACTTCGACACCACCGTTTCCATGGGCGCGGCCATGCGGGCGTCCGGGCGCGATGACCGCCTGTTCAGCCTGGCCAGCGGCGGCAAGGCATACACCTTCAACGGTGATGACGGCAACCTCAACTTCGACCGCGGGGATCTCGTCTCCCTCAACACCAAGGTCAATCACGAGTTGCAGCTCAACATGGAGAATCCGGGCGCGGAGTTGAGCCTGTTCGGGCGAGTGCTGTATTTCTACGATCACGCGGTGGCGGATGGCGACACCGAGCGCACGGCCTTGTCCGCCGCCGCCAAGGGGCACGCCGGACGAGACTTCCAGTTGCTCGACGCCTATGTGGCCGGCGACTTCGATGCCGGCGCCGTGCCGGTCTCGCTTCGATTGGGCAACCAGGTCATGAGCTGGGGCGAAAGCGTCTTCCTTCGCGGCGGCATCAACTCCATCAACCCGGCCGATGTCGCGAAGCTCCGAGTCGCCGGTGCCGAGTTGCGGGACGTGCTCGTGCCGGTCCCCGCGGCCAACGTCAAGGTGGGCATCGGCGACAGCTTCTCCCTGGAAGGCTTCTACCAGTTCCGTTGGGAGCACTCCGAAATCGAGGCTAAGGGTACGTTCTTCTCCGCCAGCGACATCGTGGGCCCCGGGGGGGATACGGTCCATCTCGGGCTCGGCCGGCCCGGACGAGGGGACGACCGAGACGGCGCACCCGACCCGGCTTGTCCCAGCCGCGCCAATCCCGCGGGGCTCTGCTCTCGCGTGGCCCGCGCCGCCGACCGCGATGCCGGCCATGAGGGCCAGTTCGGTGTGGCGCTGCGCTACTTCGCGGCGGCGTTGAACGATTCGGAGTTCGGACTGTATTACGCGCGCATCCACAGCCGTCTGCCGCTGGTGTCCGTTACCGCGGGCGACCTGGCGAGACGGACGGCTCCC contains these protein-coding regions:
- a CDS encoding UbiD family decarboxylase, which encodes MIFDDNRAFVEALRRSGDLVEVEKEVSWDLELGAISRLACEKDGPAVWFKRVTDYVDDVSVFVNPVATWRRIAIALGLPPTATVREIYEAYEKGEGNPIDPVEVEEAPCKQVVRKGPDANLFDLPTPMLHEGDGGRYLGTWDLVISKDVDSGWVNWGMYRFMVYDAHHLTGFPRPTSHLGKVFQEHYAAKGKPMPLAIAIGTDPLSHFAAAATYALGGDEASLAGGLRGRPVEMIRCETSDLLVPAHSEIVIEGEVLPDRVGLEGPYGEYPGYRTGEMGNGILFRTTAITHREKPVLTVDATGYKDDSSTVTALSGALAIKRRLERHGVPVRDVYVPPEGAVHLAVMSVDYGGQEVARKVLQVLTSRRALLSKLFLVDTDTDVYDIGKVLHAFSTKCHPANGIHVIHYEGRANTLTPCYSQAERAAQKGATVLYDCTWPGEWSREWETPVKATLDSIFSEEVREKVLKNWSDYGFKQ
- a CDS encoding DUF1302 domain-containing protein → MITVLASLMGSHRRRTLPSASTAWVLAGLMVAAGLSNPRFAAALALPANESGVTGYFDTTVSMGAAMRASGRDDRLFSLASGGKAYTFNGDDGNLNFDRGDLVSLNTKVNHELQLNMENPGAELSLFGRVLYFYDHAVADGDTERTALSAAAKGHAGRDFQLLDAYVAGDFDAGAVPVSLRLGNQVMSWGESVFLRGGINSINPADVAKLRVAGAELRDVLVPVPAANVKVGIGDSFSLEGFYQFRWEHSEIEAKGTFFSASDIVGPGGDTVHLGLGRPGRGDDRDGAPDPACPSRANPAGLCSRVARAADRDAGHEGQFGVALRYFAAALNDSEFGLYYARIHSRLPLVSVTAGDLARRTAPGGFVGSIRYLREFPEDIDLMGASFNGELGGSGVTLQAEVAYRRNQPLQVDNAELIYSALSPLRRLAAQAAMAQGPARQLLAGLARAGQLFSMSQTGPADPGQEIPGFRRKDVVQGSVAVSKALAPMLGADGWIVLAEAGFTQIQDMEDKSELRYDGTGTWTSGNPAFTAGGVQPVTQVTGFADPFSWGYRAVLRGAYSNALGPVNLAPQVAFAHDVNGTTPRPIGNFVEGRQTVTLSVGASYLLSWRAQLAYTQFFGAGQHNMLADRDFVSFTVSYSF